The sequence CAATAAACTGGCCACTGTCGCAGACAACCTGCAATGAATAGACAAATTCTCCTGAAGGCAGATTTTGTCCTTTATACCGGCCATCCCAACCTGCACTGCGATCATTAATTGCAATGTCTTTTCGTTCAAATACAAGCTGGCCGAAACGGTTGAAAATTCTAAAAAACTTTATACTTCTGACCCCCTTACCCATAGGATAAAAGTATTCGTTTATACCGTCATTATTAGGCGTAAAGGCATTGGGTATATAAACATTATCGGAAGAACAGTTAAGACGGACCTCAATTTCATCCATTGCTAAACAGCCAGCTTCATTTTGAACGGTGATAGTATAGGTAGTGGCTGAATTCGGCATGGCTACAGGCTGGGGACATTTGGAGCAACTTAATGAAGTTGGTGGAGACCAGCTATACTGATTTACATCTGAACTGGCTTTTATCTTCAGTTGCAAAGAGGTCCCTGCTTTGATGGTGGTGTCATTTCCTGCAACTACGGCCGGTAAAGCATCTACATGAACATTTACCCGGGCGGTATCTGAAAAGCAATTGTCTATGCCAAAGCCTATAACCTGGTATTCAGTTGATATATTTGGCCGGGCTATTGGATTTGAAATATTTGGATTACTTAACCCGGTCGCAGGCATCCATTCATAACGGACCGCTCCATTTGCCTGCAGTTGTAATTCATCACCATCACAGATATGGTCATCGCCACCTGCGTTTATGCTGATGGGTTGGTTTACCGATATTTGAACGGAATCAATTCCTGTGCAACCGATTGCTGAAGTTACTTTTACTATATACCTGGTATCAGTTAGGGGTGATGCTATAGGATTTGAAATACCAGGATTATTTAGTCCGACTGATGGTGACCATTCATATTTGATACCATCATTAGCGGATAATTGTAAAGAAGCCCCTAGGCATATACGGGCTTCCCTGGTAGCAAGTCCAATAACAGGCCCAGCTTTTACTGTAAGTTGCAGAGCTGCTGTATCTGTGCATGTTGATGAGCCACCAATAAGTTGGATGGTATAATTTCCTGCAATTAAATATTGTTGGGCGGGAGGTTGAAGAACATCGGACTGGTTGCCATTATTGAAAATCCATTTCAGGTTATTTAATGCAGGATCGCTGGTACTTCCCCGAAATTCTACTAAGCTGCCAATACAAACCTGCTGCGGACCATTGATCGCCATCTCAGGTTTTTCAAAAATCCTGATGGTGTCAGTAACCAATGAATAACATCCACCCGGCGAAAACACCGTGAAAGTGACACGGTAAAGACCAGGAGTAGTATAGGAAAAAATTGGATTTGCCTGGTTGGAAGTGTCTTTTGCATTTCCTGTCCCGAACTCCCAATGGAAACGGAAAAGCTGATCGACCGGCGTGGTATTCCTAAATGCCATGGTCTGATTGGTGCAGCCTGTTTTTTGGGCAGTGGAAAAACTTGCAACCGGTGTTGAATAGATATTTACCAATACTTCTTTTGTTTCGGTGTAACAATTATTTGGAGCCTGGCCAACAATAAAATAAGTGCCACTATCCGTAATTGAGGCCGGATCTAAAACCCTGACAGTCAATTCCTTGTTCTTAAAATAATTAAAGTTCATCGGGGCATCACTGCCTTCTGTCAGCGAAGCAAGCGTCAAGTCAATGGTTGCGGGTTTGCAAACCGGGTCCGGGTTCTTAACAGAAATTGAAGGCCTTGGAGACCGGGTGACTTTTATTGATCCTTTGTTGCTGCATCCGGTTACAGGATCGTGTAAGGAAACATAGTATGTACCAACTTCCTTTACGTAAG comes from Flavihumibacter fluvii and encodes:
- a CDS encoding CCXG family PEP-CTERM protein, yielding MADSFHKYRIFKLVHLLWLLAVIFSGKEASAQTGIINKDTSVCKNSQVQLFAEPAFSYSWSPANTFSDPSIQNPVIKADSSRKYYLKRSVISNNLVRNGDFENWNSDFITNYTYCNTGNCLFPLADNGYSIGKDASFPHNLFVGKDHTTGKGNFMIINGANPALIVWQQTIAVKPNTQYAFGTWISSLINLNTAQIRFSINGTQLGPIYNAPTNLQQWDRFFISWNSGSQTTAVIEIVDVLPQPNGNDFGLDDIFFGEVITETDSIQVDVEAGKPLFTQDSIGLCNESVELDAGPGFDQYLWSTGATSRKISVSKTGPYHVLASLVSGCSITDTVIVKNSLKMTTRPLVGCGDELVLLNNGVVESVRGKVIEFFSDSARTYQLNSSVKISTRFSKQGKFNTAIEYKNYIDGLVNSPPSAGYGDTYLPVYRIVSNNIIFNGPQNDIAYKYTIRFFATVTGTYQFRTSFDFGKGGAIFLDGNIAAFNNADMWWNGNWDLAGQSLQWSTNLAIGMHEIQIYGLEDCCDGGGSAEYKAPGETEYHPFSTLAYVKEVGTYYVSLHDPVTGCSNKGSIKVTRSPRPSISVKNPDPVCKPATIDLTLASLTEGSDAPMNFNYFKNKELTVRVLDPASITDSGTYFIVGQAPNNCYTETKEVLVNIYSTPVASFSTAQKTGCTNQTMAFRNTTPVDQLFRFHWEFGTGNAKDTSNQANPIFSYTTPGLYRVTFTVFSPGGCYSLVTDTIRIFEKPEMAINGPQQVCIGSLVEFRGSTSDPALNNLKWIFNNGNQSDVLQPPAQQYLIAGNYTIQLIGGSSTCTDTAALQLTVKAGPVIGLATREARICLGASLQLSANDGIKYEWSPSVGLNNPGISNPIASPLTDTRYIVKVTSAIGCTGIDSVQISVNQPISINAGGDDHICDGDELQLQANGAVRYEWMPATGLSNPNISNPIARPNISTEYQVIGFGIDNCFSDTARVNVHVDALPAVVAGNDTTIKAGTSLQLKIKASSDVNQYSWSPPTSLSCSKCPQPVAMPNSATTYTITVQNEAGCLAMDEIEVRLNCSSDNVYIPNAFTPNNDGINEYFYPMGKGVRSIKFFRIFNRFGQLVFERKDIAINDRSAGWDGRYKGQNLPSGEFVYSLQVVCDSGQFIDLKGNVTLLR